The Astatotilapia calliptera chromosome 2, fAstCal1.2, whole genome shotgun sequence genome includes a window with the following:
- the LOC113008374 gene encoding protein eva-1 homolog C isoform X2, translating to MTASWSFCRSFCLLPLLLALKMHTARSAPDFSLYLHSILKNHTAHACEGEILIIKCPSRTSVAILSAFYGRRVPSQHLCPPASTNTTAEEDTECTSSVAIEKVLSECQDRRSCHIPVLSPVFGQDPCPLTTKYLLVSYKCRPEHHRTRLVCENERLRLMCKNETVIAIYSASFGHLLHGSPHCPQEPGSKADMECLSPAALRKVSRRCHSRANCSLIADTRTFGDPCFPGTRKHLRVSFTCVPRYLLEDVGQGPTDPFMISDYIHGLPERVALYFVSGICAGLVFLLCLFGVRSTLVKDVKDLVSDLNDELKASRRRRKELMEDLFEEDVSDTSSFRRLTQSYRTTDIFSPPTLTVEMVEWGEEQTRDLPNGDIWPHRDSSPYAIHKIKTYNN from the exons ATGACAGCGTCTTGGAGTTTCTGCCGCTCTTTTTGTCTCCTGCCTCTCCTCCTGGCTCTGAAGATGCACACAGCACGTTCGGCTCCTGATTTCTCTC TGTATCTTCACAGCATTCTGAAAAACCACACGGCTCATGCTTGTGAAGGAGAAATTCTCATCATCAAGTGTCCCTCCAGGACGTCTGTGGCCATCCTATCAGCCTTCTATGGACGCCGTGTTCCCAGTCAGCATTTATGTCCTCCTGCAAGCACAAACACAACTGCGGAGGAGGACACAGAGTGCACTTCCTCAGTTGCTATCGAG AAAGTGCTGTCAGAGTGTCAGGATCGGCGGTCGTGCCACATTCCCGTCTTAAGTCCGGTGTTTGGCCAGGATCCCTGTCCCCTCACCACCAAGTACCTCCTAGTCTCCTACAAGTGCAGACCAG AGCACCACCGCACACGACTGGTGTGTGAAAATGAGCGTTTGAGGCTGATGTGTAAAAATGAGACTGTCATCGCAATCTACTCTGCCTCATTTGGACACCTGCTGCACGGCAGTCCTCACTGTCCTCAGGAACCTGGATCAAAGGCTGACATGG AGTGTTTGTCTCCGGCGGCCCTGAGGAAAGTGTCACGCAGGTGTCACAGCAGAGCAAACTGTTCACTAATAGCCGATACTCGAACCTTTGGGGACCCGTGCTTCCCCGGCACCAGGAAACACCTGCGGGTGTCCTTCACTTGTG TCCCCAGATATCTCCTAGAAGATGTGGGTCAAGGTCCAACAGATCCTTTCATGATCTCAGATTACATACACG GTCTCCCAGAGCGAGTTGCTCTCTACTTTGTCTCCGGCATCTGTGCTGGTCTCGTGTTCCTGCTCTGCCTGTTTGGTGTTCGCTCCACACTTGTGAAAGACGTTAAAGATCTGGTTTCTGACCTGAATGATGAGCTGAAAGCATCTCGCAGACGACGCAAGGAGCTCATGGAGGACCTCTTTGAAGAGGATGTCTCTGACACATCTTCTTTCCGCCGCCTCACACAATCCTACCGGACAACTGACATCTTCAGTCCACCCACTTTAACAGTAGAGATGGTTGAGTGGGGGGAGGAACAGACTAGGGATCTGCCCAATGGAGACATTTGGCCACACAGAGACTCCAGCCCTTACGCTATTCACAAGATTAAAACCTACAACAATTGA
- the LOC113008374 gene encoding protein eva-1 homolog C isoform X1 has translation MTASWSFCRSFCLLPLLLALKMHTARSAPDFSLYLHSILKNHTAHACEGEILIIKCPSRTSVAILSAFYGRRVPSQHLCPPASTNTTAEEDTECTSSVAIEKVLSECQDRRSCHIPVLSPVFGQDPCPLTTKYLLVSYKCRPEHHRTRLVCENERLRLMCKNETVIAIYSASFGHLLHGSPHCPQEPGSKADMECLSPAALRKVSRRCHSRANCSLIADTRTFGDPCFPGTRKHLRVSFTCVPRYLLEDVGQGPTDPFMISDYIHGGWYTGPTYRPQNVFLTNSLEIFDKILGLPERVALYFVSGICAGLVFLLCLFGVRSTLVKDVKDLVSDLNDELKASRRRRKELMEDLFEEDVSDTSSFRRLTQSYRTTDIFSPPTLTVEMVEWGEEQTRDLPNGDIWPHRDSSPYAIHKIKTYNN, from the exons ATGACAGCGTCTTGGAGTTTCTGCCGCTCTTTTTGTCTCCTGCCTCTCCTCCTGGCTCTGAAGATGCACACAGCACGTTCGGCTCCTGATTTCTCTC TGTATCTTCACAGCATTCTGAAAAACCACACGGCTCATGCTTGTGAAGGAGAAATTCTCATCATCAAGTGTCCCTCCAGGACGTCTGTGGCCATCCTATCAGCCTTCTATGGACGCCGTGTTCCCAGTCAGCATTTATGTCCTCCTGCAAGCACAAACACAACTGCGGAGGAGGACACAGAGTGCACTTCCTCAGTTGCTATCGAG AAAGTGCTGTCAGAGTGTCAGGATCGGCGGTCGTGCCACATTCCCGTCTTAAGTCCGGTGTTTGGCCAGGATCCCTGTCCCCTCACCACCAAGTACCTCCTAGTCTCCTACAAGTGCAGACCAG AGCACCACCGCACACGACTGGTGTGTGAAAATGAGCGTTTGAGGCTGATGTGTAAAAATGAGACTGTCATCGCAATCTACTCTGCCTCATTTGGACACCTGCTGCACGGCAGTCCTCACTGTCCTCAGGAACCTGGATCAAAGGCTGACATGG AGTGTTTGTCTCCGGCGGCCCTGAGGAAAGTGTCACGCAGGTGTCACAGCAGAGCAAACTGTTCACTAATAGCCGATACTCGAACCTTTGGGGACCCGTGCTTCCCCGGCACCAGGAAACACCTGCGGGTGTCCTTCACTTGTG TCCCCAGATATCTCCTAGAAGATGTGGGTCAAGGTCCAACAGATCCTTTCATGATCTCAGATTACATACACG GTGGATGGTACACTGGCCCCACCTACAGGCCTCAAAATGTGTTCTTAACCAACTCTCTGGAGATCTTTGACAAAATACTGG GTCTCCCAGAGCGAGTTGCTCTCTACTTTGTCTCCGGCATCTGTGCTGGTCTCGTGTTCCTGCTCTGCCTGTTTGGTGTTCGCTCCACACTTGTGAAAGACGTTAAAGATCTGGTTTCTGACCTGAATGATGAGCTGAAAGCATCTCGCAGACGACGCAAGGAGCTCATGGAGGACCTCTTTGAAGAGGATGTCTCTGACACATCTTCTTTCCGCCGCCTCACACAATCCTACCGGACAACTGACATCTTCAGTCCACCCACTTTAACAGTAGAGATGGTTGAGTGGGGGGAGGAACAGACTAGGGATCTGCCCAATGGAGACATTTGGCCACACAGAGACTCCAGCCCTTACGCTATTCACAAGATTAAAACCTACAACAATTGA